The Sandaracinaceae bacterium genome has a window encoding:
- a CDS encoding protein kinase translates to MEAWDIDALSGKVLDGTFRVDEPLGRGGMGAVFAATHLRTGRRYAVKVLLPEIAVRRDAVARLKREAETIGALGHANVVGVHDIRETDGLAWLVMDLLEGEDLAARMKRVGRMPLDAAVTLLAQMAAGLEAAHAKGLVHRDLKPANVFLARQPGMPERAVLLDFGLAKSFENAAMDLTQSGVVMGTPQYMSPEQANGQPLDARADLYALATIFYEMLAGEPPFRAPTLPALFAKLATAPPPPIDLHRPDLPVELTAVLERALAKAPGDRFPNATSLVAAVRACASVGTLPHTVASPLSARPPPPTPIGNHAQSWPRDGVDAHAPTMATPSGVTPGIPAAPSGAGAPRASSAWAWLVGVLAIAFFVVAGAGVGLYFWYLSKVTEQMAQAPIALQQQQDEAIARARAQETAREAAARERAAAREQEAARELAEPLEPAAAVGEDNSAEEGPVTPVEVARARPRRRPRAVRSSPQVAAASTGSTGQAPAAPPPATGPPATGPPAGVQESVAFMGRRDYAGCVRETHRHPVSEPLLATRMSCSHFGGDTAELSRTCAEIRRRYPESGYNRSCASLMSTH, encoded by the coding sequence GTGGAAGCCTGGGACATCGACGCGCTGAGCGGGAAGGTCCTCGACGGGACCTTTCGGGTGGACGAGCCGCTCGGACGCGGCGGCATGGGCGCCGTGTTCGCGGCCACGCACCTGCGCACGGGGCGACGCTACGCGGTGAAGGTCCTGCTGCCCGAGATCGCGGTGCGGCGCGACGCGGTAGCGCGGCTGAAACGGGAGGCCGAGACGATCGGGGCGCTCGGCCACGCGAACGTGGTCGGGGTGCACGACATCCGCGAGACCGACGGGCTGGCGTGGCTGGTGATGGATCTGCTCGAGGGCGAAGACCTCGCCGCGCGCATGAAGCGCGTCGGGCGGATGCCCCTCGACGCCGCGGTGACGCTGCTGGCGCAGATGGCGGCGGGGCTGGAGGCCGCGCACGCGAAGGGGCTGGTGCACCGCGATCTGAAGCCGGCGAACGTCTTCCTCGCGCGGCAACCCGGGATGCCCGAGCGCGCGGTGCTGCTCGACTTCGGGCTCGCGAAGAGCTTCGAGAACGCGGCGATGGACCTGACGCAGAGCGGCGTCGTGATGGGGACGCCGCAGTACATGTCGCCCGAGCAGGCGAACGGGCAGCCGCTCGACGCGCGCGCGGATCTCTACGCGCTCGCCACGATCTTCTACGAGATGCTCGCGGGGGAGCCCCCGTTCCGCGCGCCCACCCTCCCCGCGCTCTTCGCGAAGCTCGCCACCGCGCCGCCGCCGCCGATCGACCTGCACCGCCCCGACCTCCCGGTAGAGCTGACCGCGGTGCTCGAGCGCGCGCTCGCGAAGGCGCCTGGGGACCGTTTCCCGAACGCGACGAGCCTCGTGGCCGCGGTGCGCGCGTGCGCCTCGGTGGGGACGCTCCCGCACACCGTCGCCTCGCCGCTGAGCGCCCGCCCTCCTCCGCCGACGCCGATCGGGAACCACGCGCAGTCCTGGCCCCGCGACGGGGTGGACGCCCACGCGCCGACGATGGCCACCCCGTCGGGGGTGACGCCGGGGATCCCCGCCGCGCCGTCCGGGGCCGGAGCGCCGCGCGCCTCGAGCGCCTGGGCGTGGCTCGTCGGCGTGCTCGCGATCGCGTTCTTCGTGGTCGCGGGCGCGGGCGTGGGTCTCTACTTCTGGTACCTGTCGAAGGTCACCGAGCAGATGGCCCAGGCGCCGATCGCGCTCCAGCAGCAGCAGGACGAGGCCATCGCGCGCGCCCGTGCGCAGGAGACGGCGCGCGAGGCGGCAGCTCGGGAACGGGCGGCGGCTCGGGAACAGGAGGCAGCTCGCGAGCTGGCCGAGCCTCTCGAGCCGGCGGCGGCGGTCGGGGAAGACAACAGCGCGGAAGAGGGGCCCGTGACCCCCGTCGAGGTCGCGCGCGCGCGCCCGCGGCGCCGACCGCGCGCGGTCCGGTCGAGCCCGCAGGTCGCGGCGGCGTCCACCGGATCCACGGGCCAGGCGCCCGCCGCTCCGCCACCGGCGACGGGCCCACCCGCGACGGGCCCACCCGCCGGCGTCCAGGAGTCGGTCGCGTTCATGGGTCGGCGCGACTACGCGGGCTGCGTGCGCGAGACGCACCGCCACCCGGTCTCCGAGCCCCTGCTCGCCACCCGCATGAGCTGCTCCCACTTCGGCGGCGACACGGCGGAGCTGTCACGGACCTGCGCGGAGATCCGGCGGCGCTACCCAGAGAGCGGCTACAACCGGTCGTGCGCGTCGCTGATGAGCACGCACTGA
- a CDS encoding transcriptional regulator, translated as MRGPKSYRSLEEFEREEIRSHIKLGWSLDDLYNEANIHKRVVEEEEDGPQELDFGY; from the coding sequence ATGCGTGGACCCAAGTCGTACCGTTCGTTGGAAGAGTTCGAGCGCGAGGAGATTCGCTCCCACATCAAGCTCGGGTGGTCGCTCGACGACCTCTACAACGAAGCGAACATTCACAAGCGCGTCGTCGAAGAGGAAGAGGACGGTCCGCAGGAGCTCGACTTCGGATACTGA